In Poecile atricapillus isolate bPoeAtr1 chromosome 1, bPoeAtr1.hap1, whole genome shotgun sequence, the sequence cttcccaatatcccatctaaccctgccctctggcagtttgaaatCACTCCTCCTTATCCTGTCATTCTAGGCCCTTATAAATGGTCTCCACCGCTTTTGTAAGCTCCCAAACTCACACAACTGAAATAACTTATTCCCTTTAGAAACAAGTTAAGAATCCCTGGAAGCCCAAGGCTCCAGGTAGAAACTCATTGCATCCCAGCATTATCCATCCCATCCTTACAGCCCTGCCAGCTAAAGGCTTACCTCATAGTCCACACACTTTGTCAGCTTCAGCTCCGAACCCTCAATGGTGAAGAACTGGCCATCGGGGAAATTGGGGTCAATTGTTAGGGTGTAACCTGGCTGCACGTGGACAGTAGTCACCACAtaagaacatttattttcaggGACACTTGGTTTGTTGTTATCAACAGAACATCCtagaaaaacacacaaataagATGCAAAATTTCCAAAGGATTCTCATTGTGAAGGAGCTGGGTGAGAGCTGTGGTCACAAGCTGTGGAGAAAAGGTGTCTTGGAGCGTAGCAGCACCCCACCTGTAACAGGGCCACCCCCTCCCATGGGAAACATTCCTCAGAGACATGGACCTCATCAAAGAGCTTACCTGGTTCCTGTGCCAAAACCTGTGCCAGGAGGGGCAGCAGAAAGAGTGCAGACACGAGAAGCCAGTGAGGAATAGCCATGGTGAGCTGCCAGTTGCTGGAAAATCCCTTTTTCCAGCTAAGCTGATCTTCTCCCTGTTCCGCCCTTGCCCTTGTCTGCGTTCACCACTTTATGGCACCAAGAAACAACGGCTGGCTGTGAATTGCCGTGGTTCAACCTTTGCCTCTTTGCCCCATTGGATGACTTATTGAAGGGTTCACCAGTCAAAGAACAGGATTACACATAAATCCTCgctgcttcttttttccctggatcTTTCCTATCCTAAACTCTCTGTGGCAATGAGGATATATTTGAAGCAGTTCAGAACTCAGAGCCAAGCCCTTGCCCAGCTGAGCATGAAGGACAAGGGCTAGTACTTGGGAAGCTGCCTGTGTACTCCAGGAAGGGACACAGGAAAGGTGGAAAATTTAGTTTCTGATGTGCCAGAGTTGGGGTCTGTATCACGTAAGGTGAGCAAGTGGATCCCAGCATTGACAAGGCTCATCTGCAGTCCAGGGAATGCCCAGCAACTTTGTAGGGAAAACATATCTCCTACTGGTGGCTGATCCTCGTAGAGATGCTTCCCAGAATCCCCTTTCAGGAGTTCCACACCAGGAAATCTTCAACTATTGGAATCTCAGCAGCTTCCTGAAGTTTTCAGGGGACATCTGCTCTCACTggtcttttaaaattctttctgaTTTCAGGAAGTTGTCGGATGCTGCACCTCAGCCTGGTGGTTTTTAGCAGCTTAATGAAATCTAGGCTGTCAGTACTCCTTCCAAAAGTATTCCAAAAGGAATCTTACCTAGCAGAGATTTCCTATGGACCAAAATGAACGACTGCCAAGGTTTGTTCAGCTCCTCAGTAAGGGAATGGTACTTAGGTGTGTATTTGAGTGGGAACAGCTCCTTTTGCAGGTGTCAGGTCCCTCATAGATGGTGAGAACTGCCAGAGCAGGATGGACTGGGCAGGGCTGCACAGCACAGGATTGCAGCTAAAGATCTTTATTTTAGAGCTTCTCTCCAAATTCCACTGGTTTTACAGGAAAGCTGGTGTGGCTGTTCCATCAAAGGGGGGCAATCTTCCTgtgtggcacagggacagcacataAACCTCAGTAAGTGGGGGGAACAAATTATTCCTCGTGGAGTTTGTCTTTAGTGGTTCTAAGAAAACTGGGCCACCAACTCCAGGGACAGAATGGAGAGGAAACAACTTCTACAGTGAGTATCTCTGCTGTGTAGCTCTCAGAACATTTCTTTGCCATGAGACCTAACATGTGCCTTTGTTCCTGCTACATGGAGCCCTGACTCTGACCTCTATGCACAGCTGCACCGTAGGCACTCCCCAGTCCCAGCCATGTGTACCACCATGCCTCCTGTAGGGGAATCCTGGCAAAATGCTCCTCTCCTAATAATTCCTAATTATTCCTAATAATCCAAGACCTTGTAAAGGAACCACCCTTATTCTAGTTTCCCAAAGAGCAGCCAAGGCACAGGCACAGTTAACCATTTTTATTTGGGATCAGCAGCAGGCAGTCAGATGCCAACACAGAGTGAAGGGATGTGCTTCACCCAGGCTCCATCTACTGACAGCAGTACACACCCACATACATTTCACTTTGCATAATCTCAGAGGTTTCATTGGCTTTTTACTGCTTTCcaggattatttttatttatttgcctaTCTCAAGAGTTTTTCCTAAGCAAGAGCTTCCCTGTTTATTTTCAAGGCCATACATGTGCAAAGCTGTCTCCTTGgctgtttctttcccttcacCTTCATTCAGAACCATCTGTATCTTCTGTCTCATCTGCAAACAGCTGCTTAGAGAAGGGACAAAGGTTCTGGCTGATAATGGCAGCAGCCTCCCTGGCATCTCTGTCCGAGCGgctgtgggaagggaaaaatcagggataGTCCATTATTTCTGGCAGCATGGGCTGCAGGAAGTGTGACAAGGCCACCTTGTGACATTCAAGGATGACTCCAAGGAGCAGGTGTATGATGGAGGGATCATGGCAgcctgctgccaggctgtggACACAAGAGGTACCAAGGGCCAGCTTATTCCTCCTAATTACAGTGAGTTAAGAGTGAGATGTCTAAGGGAAAGTTGTTGGGCATTAGGAAAAGACAGGTGCTGGGACAACCCATCTTGAGATGTGTGTTTCAATCAGCACCTGAATCCAGACAGGGTAGCAAAGGCTTTCTTTCAATTTTATCCATTAGATCACATTTCCTAATGGGATGAATAATTGCTTCAATCCAGAATGACAACTCTTAGGAAATGATTAAGTAAAGATATTATTTTGCTTCCCTGggttttcctggttttaacAACTGATTTTTCTACAGCCCTTCATAAAATTCCTCTTTTGGCTTCAGTATTGTGGGGCTCAGAGTCACAGAGGTGACCAATCTCTCCCACCTACCTGGTGTTCAGAAAGCTCTGGTACAACCAATAAAAGCAAAGTTCTTCAGGGTTGTTTACTCCTTCTCTCCCCTGCATGTCTGTGTTGACCGGGCCAGGAGAGCTGGTTTAGATGAagataattaataataataattaaaaaccccaaaccaccacCACTGCAGGGCAGCACTTGCACCTTGTGCTGTatctgctgctgtgctcacaGACATGGCctcagtgggagctgctggcccagtGTGGCAGTAaaaggtggggacagggacaccagaGGTTTCCTCTCACCTGCGCTTGCGGCCCATGAGGCTTTGGATGAATTTCTGAACCTGGGCGTTGCCTCTCATCTTGCTGTACTCACTGGTGAAGAGCCCATCCGAGTGCCTCTGGGACCTGCGTGGGGACAACGTGGGACAGCACCTGCACCTCCCAGACACAGCACGTCCCACTGGAGACTTCCCTGCCAcagggtggctgtggctggTCCTCACCTGTCCTTGAGGCCCACCAGGTGCTTGACCAGCTGCTGCACGTAAGCGTTGCCGTTCATCTTGCTGAGTTCGCTGTGGAAGAGCCCGTCCGCGTGGCGCTCCGTCCTGCATTTGGAACAGGGAAGGGGGAGGTCAAAAGGAATGGTTTAAAAGCACACAGGAACAGGCATTAAACACTGCTGCCTCAAGGCAAGAGAGCCCCAAACACACATGGGCAAGAATTTGTGTTGCTTTGGCAAAGTTTcacaaaaaatgggaaaaaaggggagttttaaaaatatctttgttaAACATCACACAGGAAAACAACCTGCCCTTGCTTTTGCTGGTGTAATCACCTTACCACAAGGATGTGGGAATGTGAGGTTACTGATGATTCAGCACAAAAGAGCGGGGCAAGAGGCTGGAGAAGTAATGAACAAAGATCCAGAGACACAAAACTGAAGAGCACTTAGATAAAGGCAGTGAAGACCAGCCCTTGCAGGCGACTCCCTTGGTGAACTTGGTGAACTTACAGGGTTGCCTATTTCTGGTTATGTTTTCATGGGACCAGGCTATTTGAAACAGAAACTCTCACCTTTATCAGGCTGTGCAAGTGCATGGGAGAAAATCAGACTCAAAAGTGTTTTTGtaattgtgttttgttttgcagtcaCAAATTTCCTCacagattaaataaaattaatgttccTGTTcttaagaaaaaacatttacagTATTTGCATTCATTTAATTAAACCTGTTTAGGGGAGAGGAAGATTCACAAGCAAGCAGATTAAGTTCAGGAAGGCAGCTAAAAGGCTGGGTTTTCAGCTAGCAGGCTCTTTGAACAGAAACCcagagaaaaagagagcagGGTCCCAAGAAATGCTTACCTCTCCCAGGGTGGCAGAGATGCTGAGAAGTGGGACAGGACAATCATGGGAATAATTACTTGCCACAGAGCTGTCATCATGGAAACCATGTTGTCTCCTGAAACAAAGCCTGAGGTTTTGTGAGCAGCAGGACAAGTGACCCTGGTGTGTATCTGGGGCAGTTCACCTGTCCCATTGAGATGGGGCTGTGGAAACACCACCGCTGTAACTAAACAAGGCAGGAATTCCTGCCAGCAGAGATAAACACCTGAGGACATCTGCAAGGGGCTTTCAGACAAAAAAGAATCACATGTGCTAAATAAAATTCCTTCACATATAGAGGAAGGGCTCATGTGTGTGCCCATATCCATGTATCCTCTAAcctttcaaaaaggaaaaatgaaataacacAGATTTGCAGTCACAGCAGGCCCTcctattttgttttcttgctgaaataaaaagtacatttttatgTACCATGGCACATTTCTACCCTTTATTTGCAGGTGCTCACCCTTCCTCAAGGATCACACAGCAACTCTACCTGTAATTTATAAATACActcctttattttttgccttcctCCTGCAAAGAAACAAACCTCCATCACTGCCCTGCAATCTCTCAAGACAGCACTTTGCTAACCCCAAGTCAAAGTCCTCCCACTTGGTTTTTACTTTATTCTGAAGCTAAACAGTACAAAGAACATGAAAGGACTGTCTGAGAATTCTGAACACCTTCTAGCCACCCTTCTGGGATTGTTTGCTGCTCTGGAGGTGCTGCAAGATAAGAAGAGGTACAAGGAGAAAGGACAAGAGTGAAGGACTTATACAGAAATTTATTCACTGTAAACCACAGGGCAAATATTTAATGGGGGCTGCAGAGCAAACAGATGAGAGGATGAAGGTACCATAAGCTTAATCTCACACAGACTTGGAGCTTTAGTGTTGTTTTTTCCTGCCTGATCCATCTTTGAGGGGATGGAATagtgaaagaagaaggacaTTTCAAAGATCAGCATCTTACTGGAGT encodes:
- the LOC131591550 gene encoding glucagon family neuropeptides-like encodes the protein MVSMMTALWQVIIPMIVLSHFSASLPPWERTERHADGLFHSELSKMNGNAYVQQLVKHLVGLKDRSQRHSDGLFTSEYSKMRGNAQVQKFIQSLMGRKRSSPGPVNTDMQGREGVNNPEELCFYWLYQSFLNTSRSDRDAREAAAIISQNLCPFSKQLFADETEDTDGSE